TCGCCAGCTAAATAATTGACGGTTGGTAATCCTTTTGTTTTTTGAATACCTTTTTCAAAATAATGCGTCAGTACTTCTTGAAATTTCTTTACGGTAGTTCCCGAAACGTTGTTACTGCGGTCGATAAATTGTCTTTTATAAAATCTATCTGAGTACTTCAACATTGCATCAATGTGCGAAAGGATAATTTCCTGACTAAATTCATCCTGATTTTGGTCGTATTCAGTTCTGATTTTATCATAAAGCTCCCACATAATCTTTTCTTCGGCAGGCGAAATATGCAAGGCTTCATTGATTTCGTATTCAAAATAGCCATACTTTTTGATAAGACTGTGCAGGTTATGACCCGTTAAGTAATCTTCATGCACAAAAATTACAAAGCCTTTTTCGGCAAATTGTACATTGCTCACTTCTATGATTTGCCTCGGTTTCATAAAAACCATTGAGCCATTCTCGTGGTCGTACTTGGTTTTGCCATACAAAACGTAGCCTGATTTAATTTTTTTCAAGGCAATCATATAAAAATCCCCCGTAAATCTTGATTCGCCTAATGAATAACTCATCAGTTCTTTACAAGTCATTAGACTAATTAAAGGATTGGCAGGAGGCGGATAACCACTTTTTTCGTGCAATTCTGAAACGCTTTTGTAATGGGTCAGTTTGTCCATGGCTGTTGTAAAAAGAGATAAGTAATGAGACTACAAGATAATAAATTCTGACGGAAATGGAGCTTTTTCGGATTACACCTATTGTCAATAACAAAGGAAATGCCAGCGAAGAAGCCTTAGTACAATTTTTTGAGGTGGGTTACGACGAAAAAGCCCTTATCAAGCTTATTGGGTTAATTACTTTAAGAGCATTTACCAATTATGTATTTGCGAATACGAAAATTCCTGTGGATTTTCCTGCGATTGAATCAATTGCGTAGTGATACTTTGCTTTAGCCTTCATTTCCTACTCTATTATTAGTTTGGAGAATGAAGGCTCTTGTCTTGAATGGATATTAGTTTAGTGGGAGCAACTCCATACGCTTTTTTAAAGGCAAAAGAGAAATGGGATAAGTCTTCAAAGCCTAAATCGAGGTAAATGTCTGAGGCTATTTTCCCCTTTTCATGGATAAGATAATAGGCTTCTTTTAGGCGTTTTTGTTGTAACCAATGCCTTGGAGAAACACCAAATACTTTCTCAAAATCTCTTTTAAAAGTCGCCAGACTTCTACCAGTAAGATAGGCAAAACGTTCTAAGTGAACATTGAAATGATAGTTTTTATTCATGAATGACTCCAAATCAATTTTGTGTGGGTCATTAAAATCAAATAAAATATCCTTTAAGGCTGGATTGGTTTGTAATAGTAGCAAAATTCCTTCATGTAGTTTTATATCAACCATTTGGGCATTTCCCAAAATGGTACTTTGGCGATAGGTCAGTAAAGAATTGACATAGCTTTCGAGTAGCGAATTGGTTTGTAAGCTAAATATAAACTGCTCGTGTGGCTTTTGTTCAGAGAGTACTTCGTAGGCTAAACTAAAACTTTTTAAAGTTTCTTGCGTAAAGAAAATACTCAAGGATTGGTACTCGCCATCAGCAGGAGGATGTTTGCTGAATTTTAGGAGTTGATTGCGTCTGATAAAACGAAAAGTTCCTTCCTCCGATTCATACTGGCTATTTCCGTCGCTAAGAAAAGAAGTACCTGTAATTTGATAATTTAATACATGGTCAGCCACAAACTGCTCACCTTCTCTGCTTTGTTTGTAATAGCAAGAATAGGTAATACTCGCACGTTTTTGATTTTCGTTTTCCGCTTTCATATCAGGCTCAAATTTGTCTGTTTACAGTATCAATACAATTTTCACAAGCTTTGAGTTTACCATTAACGAGCGAATCAACTCGCCCGTTAATGGTAATACAAGAAATTATGCTTTTTCAATAATTCCTTTACTGCTCAAAAACTTTTTACCTTCTTCTGTTTCAAAGATATTTTCCGCTTCGTCGTGGTCGGTAGAGTTACTTACGGCAAGCCATTTTTCAAACTCAGCTTTTCTGTTTTCATCAGCACTTCTTAAAATAGCCGTTGCCTCGCTTCCCAATACCAAATGCACAGGTGGTTCTGGATGTGATGCCAGTTCAAACATTACTTTGGCAGCTTTGGCTGGGTCTCCCACAGGTACATATTTCCCTGATAAAATGTATCCTTTCATACCACCAACAGTACTTTCATAACCCTCTATATCTTCGGCAAAGCTCATGGATGCGCCTGCCCAGTCGGTACGAAAACCACCCGGTTCAATAGACGTTACTTTGATGCCCAGAGGTGCTACTTCTTTGCTTAGTGCTTCGGTAAAACCAGCCAAACCAAATTTAGCGGCTTGATACATGGTTAGCCCTGGGTTGCCAACACGCCCACCAATAGAACTAATTTGAAGGATGCGTCCAGAGCGTTGTTTACGCATAATAGGTAAAACAACACGAGTGATTTCGATAGGAGCGTATAAGTTTACTTCTAACTGACTACGAACTTGTTCATCAGTGAATGCCTCGGCTGCACCCGTGATACCAAATCCTGCATTATTGACCAATACGTCAATTTTACCAAAATGATTTACTGCTTCTGCAACGGCAGTGTCAATCTGGGTCTTGTTGCTTACATCCAGCGGAAGAGCCAATACTTGATTCGGGAATTGCACTACCAAATCATTTAGTTGTGAAACATTTCTTGCGGTGGCAACTACGTTATCACCGTTTGTTAGTGCTTCTAAAGCAAGGCTTTTGCCTAAACCTTTTGAGCTACCTGTAATAAACCAAACCTTTGTCATTTTTCTTGAATTTTGTTTCTGCAAAGTTCTCTCGAAAGTCTCGGGACTTCTTTGTTAGAAAGCTCAATGTAGCTTTGTTGAAAAGCTCAGATATCAGTTTTTTTTGTAGCACAAATCAACGGTTCTACCACAAACTTCCCTCTTTCGTATTTCTGTGCTATTCTTCCGCTGAAATGGGTTAGTCGTTCGGCAAGGGGCTGAAGTAACTTTGTCATATCAAAATAAACAAAAAATAAACGACATCATGAGCAAGACAATTTTCATTACAGGAGCATCAAGAGGATTTGGAAAACTTTGGACAGAAGCATTTTTGAAACGTGGCGACAAAGTAGCTGCAACTTCACGCAATATCAGCGGATTACAATATTTGGTAGAGCAATACGGAGAACAATTTTTACCGATTGCATTAGATATTACAGACAGAAACGCCAGCATCGAAGCAGTATATAAAGCTAAAACGCATTTCGGCGGACTCGATGTAGTCATTAACAATGCGGGCTATGGCGTATTTGGAGCAATCGAAGAAGTAGCAGAAGACGATGTGAAGGATGTTTTTAATACCAATGTCTTTGGTACTCTTTGGGTTACTCAGGCGGCTTTGCCCATTTTCAGAGAACAAGGACACGGACATATCATTCAGCTTTCAAGCGTATTAGGTATTTGGACATTGCCAACTTTGGGTATTTATAACGCCACAAAATTTGCGGTAGAAGGCTTAACAGAATCTTTGGCAAGTGAAGTAAAAGGTTTGGGTATTCATGTAACCTTGATAGAACCAAACGGCTATGCAACTGACTTTGGTGGAAGTTCGGCAGTTCAGAGTAAGGCTATCGAAGCTTATAATGAAGTAAAAGCAGGATTAGCGACTACCGAAGGCTTATTACCAGAAGATTACGGCAAACCAGAAGCCACAGTTCCTGCTATTTTAAAATTAATTGACAGCCAAAATCCTCCATTACGCCTTTTCCTAGGAAAAGTAGGTTATCAGAAAACCCAAAGAGTGTATGCCGAGAAACTTCAAACTTGGAAAGAGTGGAATGATGTTTCGGTAGAAGCTCACGGGTAAGTATTTATCAAAGATTACACTTCATCATCACAGTCAAAATTTTTAAATTAAACTAATATGAAAACGATTCAAGTTCCTGCTAATGAGGCATTAAGTACCTTATCTCAATCAATTTTAGCACAGGTACAGAAAAAAATGGGCAAAGTTCCCAATTTATACGCCACCATCGGGTATTCGGGTCAAGCCCTTAAAGGAATGCTTGATTTTGAAGCTACACTTTCTCAGGATTCCTCTTTTACGGGAAAAGAAAAAGAAGCTATCAACCTGATAGTTTCGCAAGTGAACAATTGTGATTACTGTTTGTCAGCACATACGATGTTGGCTCAGTTGAAAGGTTTTAGCAAAGAAGATACCCTTGCCATTAGAAAAGGTACAGTAAGCGACTCAAAACTAAGTGCTATTATTTCTTTAGCAGCATCTATTGCCAACAACAAAGGAAACGCCAGTGAAGAAGCTTTGGAGCAATTTTTTGAGGTAGGTTACGACGAAAAAGCCCTTATTGAGCTTATCGGATTAATCACTTTAAGAACATTTACTAATTATGTATATGCCAATACGAAAATTCCTGTAGACTTTCCTGCGATTGAATCAATTGCATAGTGATACTTTGCTTTAGTATTAGCCTTCATTTCCTACTGTATTATCAGTTTGAGAATGAAGGCTAATAGGTTTTTGACAATTTAGATTCAAGCATTAGATATTTATAGATTTTTGAGTTTAGCGATACCTGATTTGAGTATTTTTTTATTAAATGAGACTTTACCAAGAAATTGAACCTATTATTTTTGATTATAGGGCTAAAAAAAATATCTATACAAAACTTGTAAAGCATTGATAAATGCAATAACTTGGCCGTCGTATATTACACATCGAACTAGTTGAAAACTTATTAAATTAAAAGTATGAAAAAACTATTTATTACAGCGGCCTTAGCATTAGGCCTATTCACAACAAACCAATCTTCAGCTCAGTCTACAGCTACCAGTACATTTAACGTTGTCTTAGAAGATGTAATGTCATTGAGAATCAATGGTAGTACTACAACCAATGTTACTTATAATGACATAGATGCTTATGTAAGAGGTAAAGATGGTACACTTACTGATTATCTGACAGTAATAAGTACAAAGGCTTACAAAGTAACCGTTAAATTAGGAACTGTTTCGACTAATCCGTCAGAACTAGAAGAGCACTTAATAGTTTTAGCTGCTATTCCAAGTAATAATTCTAGAGGTAGAACAGATAACGTGACAGATAGGTCAGGTACATCTATTGATGGTACAGAAAGAAATTTTATCTTGGCTAGTGGAAGTACCTTCAGTAGCATGGAACAAAGTGCAGAAGCACTATTCGATATTGATTATCACCTTTATGGAGGTAGTAAGGTGTTTGATAAAACAGCAGGTACGAATATTATTCCTGTTGTATTTACGATTGCAGCACCTTAATTCATTATCGCTATAAATTTTAAATACTCTTTATACAAGTAATCAATCAGCAGTACTCAGTAGAAAGTTATTTCTATTGAGTACTGTTGATATTTTAGGGGTAATCTTATTATAAAGTATTGTTGAGATTACCTTGTTATGACAGTTTCTATGAAAATCAGAAAATACATTTTTACAGTTGTTGTAATTCTGCTGTTATCCAATATCCCGCTTTTTGCCCAAGATGGTATCATGGTTGGCCCTAGCAGAATATACTATAAAGTTGGGGTTGGGGGCACAGGTACGCAAAAAGTAACGGTAACTAATCCAAGTGATAAAGCCATGGATGTTGGTATTGCTATCAACGATTGGGCTTATAATGCTAATGGTGATAATCTTAGCTTTAATCCGGGTACACAACCAACTACTTGTGCAGATTGGATTCAGATTTTGCCAGGGGCTTTTTTTACTTTACAAGCAAAAGAAAAAAAAGAAGTCAGCATTATGCTCAATGTGCCAAAAAATGTCAATAATGATATTCCTGTTCATACGGCGATGCTGTATTTTACCCAATTGACCCCTGTCGATAGCAAAACTCCTAGTGGTACAATGATGAAAGTAAGTATGCGTATAGGCATAAAATTGTATCATTCATTTAGTCAACAAGAAGAACGAGACATTGATATTACCGATTTTAAGGATGTGGCAGACAGCACCAAAGCCAGTGCTGGTCGTTTGGAATTAGCTTTTCAAAATAAAAGTAAAGTTTGGGTGGAAGGTAAAGTAAATTGGGAGTTACTGAATACACAAACAGGCGAAAAACAAAAGCTTGAAGATTTAAACTTTTATTCGTTGCCAGGCGACAACCGTATCTTAAAACAACCCTTACCCGCAAAACTAGCCAAAGGGAAATATATGGCTACAGCCATCGTCAACTACGGGAATAAAGATGAATTGAAAATAGCCGAACTTGAATTTGTAAGATAGCGAGCGGTAAAACCAGTAACCAATGTATAGATTATTGTATTGCACCTTGCTCGTGATATTGCTTTGTGCGAAGGGATTGTTCTGTTATAGTCAAACTGTAAATAACTGTGATGGTATTACCATTTCTGGGAATACCGGTGCTATTTATAGTTTTAGTGACTACGAAAGCCAAATGACAGGTGCAACGATTACAGATGCCCTAGCTGTACAATATAATCCTAATTCAAGCACTTGTAGTGGTTGGAGTCTGCGAGTACGAGCTACAGATAATTTTACTAATGGAGCTAATTTTGTGGCACCTCAGTATATTTCGTTGCGTTTCAATCGGGTGAGTCAGGGTTCGCCAACTGCCTCAGAAATAGGCGTTAGCAATACCGATTATTCGCTAAATACAAGCGACGTAACACTCATCGGTAATTCAAACGCAGCTTTCAGCGATTATACAGAACATAAATTTGATATGGTTATTCAAGGTGGAAACCATTTACTCGTTCCTAGTGGCACTTATACCAGTAGCCTTATTTTTACGCTGTATAACCAAAATAATCAGGCCGTCTCAACAGTCACAATACCAGTTGCATTTCAGGTTCAAATCACAACAAATAATAGCTTTACGATGTTATTGCAAAATGGTGCAGAAATGGTCAATATGGTATTCAATACTGTAAATGATTATAGTTCAGAGAAATCGGTCAATATTGCCAACGGTTTGAAAGTGCTGGCTTCTGCCCCCTATCAGGTGATTGTAAAAACCAGTACGGATGTTCTTACCTCTAGTACATCTTCGGCTACAATTCCTGTTAATACGATAAGTATAGAAGCGACTCAAAGTACAGCCACAAGTGCAGGTATTTCGGTTTATACTAGGCAGTTATCTGTCAACGAACAAGTACTTATCAATACAACAAACCCTTTAGATTCCAGTCAGCAAATGGTTGAATATAACCTGCGATATGCTATATCAGCCAATACAACTACCCTTATGCAACCCAGCGGAAGGTACAGTGTAAATATTATTTTTGTAGTTCTGCCTCAATAATAAAATGAGTAAATATATCAAGATACTAGCATTACTCATTTTGGGATGTTCTGTTGCTCATGCTCAGCAAGGAAAATTGTTTGGACTAACCACAGCCAATACAAAAATACTTGCCAACAATGAAGAACGGATTGTAATACTATTAAAACTGAGTAACTATTCAGAAGGTACTTTGAACGGACGCATTGCTATTACTGCCGATGCTGGATTGACGCTTATTTCTAAAAATGATATGCGTGTCAATGTTGCAAAACATGATAGTAGCTTTATTTCTGTCTCTTTTTTTGTAACCAAGAAAGCCAAAGCAGGTGTAGCAAATGCCATCAAATTTGTACTGTATGATGAACACAAAAATATACTTGCTGAAGCAGTTTCTGAAGTCAGTATTTCGCCCAAACGCAATGTAAACCTATATACGGTAGTCTCCAGTATTTTGCTAGATAACCCTCGTGATACCATTATCATTCCCGTACAGGTTTTCAACTCGGGCAATACCGTACAAACCATTACTTTGGTATGTGCTTATCCGCTAAGTGTTGATGAGCAAGGCTTTCATCAAAACACAAAGCTGACCCTGCAACCATCAGCCGATACTACTTTTGTTTTTTCAAAGCTTATCACCAAACGTATGCTCAATATTGAAGGCTTTGATATTAATATTACGGGTGTCTATTCAAATGGCGATGTATTGGGCGGGGCTCAGATACAAGTACAAAATGCCAGAAGTAACAGAAATTATCGTGATGAATTAAGTAGCAGTGCCTTTGTAGACAATACTTTACAGGTAGGCTCACAAAATTTATTCAATAACAATCAGTCATATTTAGTAAGAGGTCATGGTGGTTTTGAACTGGGAAAAGACCGCCTGAATTATAGTTTAAACCTTACCAGTTGGCAAAATAGTACTTCTCCAATCTTGATTCAAAACACTTGGCTAGAGTACATCAATAAGCAAAGAGGAATAAAAGTTGGCAATATTTTTCGTTCACTCGACCTTAATTTAACGGGTCGGGGCATAACAGGTTTCCTGAGTACTTCCAAAACGGATACTTGGGAGGTTGGATTTATCGATAAAGAAAATAACTTATTGGGTCGTCAAAACAATCAAATAAATATCGAAAGTAGTCGAGCTGCTTGGATTGCCTACAAGCATCAAGACAAGCAATGGCGAATCAATCATTTTTTTGTATTAGATTATGACCGAATACAGGGCGTTCAGAATCAGCTTTTGGGAAATGAAATGCAGTACACCAACAGTAGAAAAGTGGTTTATACCTTTGGCCTCAATGGTGGACGAGTATCGTCTTTGCTCAACAATGAAATAGAGAAGTATGGAGTGTCGGTGAGTGCAAAAGTAAATGGAACTTTTGGAAAAGTAAACCTTAGTAGCTCTAATTACATGAGTACAGGCTACTACCCTGGTCAGCAAAGAGGAGCTTTGAATATGACTGAACGAGTGAGCTGGTCATTACCCAAAGCAAATATCTGGTGGCTTTTTAATTATCGGAACTTTGCTCCAAAACAAGTTTCGCCAGACCAATTTGTGTTTGCCACAAGGAATTTAAGAGCAGAGTGGGGAGTATCCTTAAAAAGTAAAAAAGTAGCCATTTCGGTTGCACCTGTGTTTACCCACGAAAAGGGTAATCCATTGTACTCTTTGACTGGTGAAGCGAGGCAACAATTGCTCAACGCATGGAATGCCCTGTTTAATTTTTCACTTCCTTCTGCGAAAGACGAAAGTTTTTTCATGAATTCGGAGATGGGAGCATATTCATTCAGTAACGACTCCACCACAAATCTACATTTACGAACAAATCTATATTATAGAAAAGGGCTTTTAAATTTGAATGGTTCTGTCCAGTTGGGTGCTTTTTACTTGAGTGAAATCCCCAATAGTGTTATGGGTTCAAACAGTCAGAGCAATATTTTCAATTTTGCTTCTTTTATTCAGAAAAATTGGTTTTCCCAAAAACTAAAAACAAATACAGGAGTATCGTTTACCTATCATTCTAACTTTGGGTTCAGCCAATTTTTGACAGAAAGAATGGAATATGTGGCTGGCGATAAGACAAGTATTTATACCAACCTCAATTGGAATCAATATAACAATCGCCAAAGAAGTATCATAGAGCTTGGGCTTATTCATCATTTTCCCATAATTAAAGCCAATGTTAAAAGTAACCTGCTAGAAGTATTTGTCTATAAAGACCTAAATCAAGATGGAATCTATAGCAAAACAGATTCTATCGCCAGAGGTTTTATGGTGAATATTGAGAAAAAAATATTTACTACTGACAAATCAGGAAAGGTAAGCTATAAAAATTTACCAGACGGTACAATGGCTATTTCTGTACCTTTTCAGCAAGGATGGCACGCTCCCGAACAAAATATTATTCTTCAGAAAAAAACAAAAATAGCCATTCCTTTGCAGATAACAGGCACACTGAAAGGGCAGCTTAGTTATAGCCGTAGTCAGTTTAGTTACGAAACAGAAATAGATTTGTTTGGTATTGTTATGTTGGCAGTAGATAAAACGGGGAAGATATTTCGTACCCGAACAACCTCTGACGGTCGCTATACGTTTTATATGCCTGTGGGCGAATACAAAATTAGTATTGATACATCAATGTTGCCGTCTGAACTTGAAGTGCCAGAGAATGCGAAAGAAGTAAAAATTATTGATGGAAAAATTATGACAACCGATTTTATTATAAAAGTAAAGCAAAGGAAGGTAGAAGTGAAGAAGTTTACATCGCCTTCTAATAAATAGTTGAAGTACCGTTGCTTATATAGAATAGTAAAAGTTGATGTTTTATTCTATATGATTAATACCTTTTTGAACCTGTATCAACTATTGTTGATACAGGTTCTTATATAAAAAAGGTTACTATACGTATTAATCCAGAAAAGTCTATCATAATTTAAAGCAAGGATTTTTGATAAACCCAACTTTTGTCATTTTTCTTAAATTTTGTTTCTGCAAAATTCTCCCGAAGGTCACGGGACTTCTTTGTTAGAAAGCTCAATGTAGGTTTGTTGAAAAGCTGAGGCAGCAGTTTTTTTTGTAGCACAAATCAACGATTCTACCACAAATCTCCCTCTTTCGTATTTCTGTGCTATTCTTCCGCTGAAATGGGTTAGTCGTTCGCCAAGGGGGCTGATTAACTTTGTCATATCAAAATAAACAAAAAACGAACGACATCATGAGCAAGACAATTTTTATCACAGGGGCATCAAGAGGATTTGGAAAACTTTGGGCAGAAGCATTTTTGAAACGTGGCGATAAAGTAGCCGCAACAGCCCGCAACATCGCTGCTTTAGACGACCTTGTAAGTACCTATGGCGATAATATTTTACCCGTACAATTAGATGTAAACAACCGTCAAGAAGTAACCAATGCTGTGAGTCAAGTAGTTAGCCATTTTGGAGGCATTGATATTTTAATTAACAATGCTGGTTATGGTTTATTCGGTACAGTAGAAGAAACGACCGAGCAACAAGCCAGAGACCAAATGGAAACTAATTTCTTTGGACTTTTGTGGGTGACACAAGCAGTTTTGCCCATTATGCGTCAACAAAAAAGTGGACATATTATTCAAGTATCCAGCTTTTTGGGACTTACGACTTTGCCAATGTTGGGATTGTACAATGCTTCAAAATTTGCCGTAGAAGGACTTAGCGAGACCATTGCTTCGGAAGTAGCTCATTTAGGAATCAAATTTACACTCATTGAACCAAACGGTTTTGCCACAGAATGGGCAGGAGCTTCGGCTATTCAAACTACCGACAGTATCGAAGATTATGCACCAGTACGTGCAGCCTTTGCAGCCTCTGGCGAAAATCCAGCCACTTGGGGAAAACCAGCAGCTACCGTAGAAGCCATTTTGAAAGTAGTCAACAGCGAAAATCCACCACAAAGATTACTACTGGGCAAAATCGCTTACCATGTTGTGAATCAAGTATATAAAAATCGCCTTGAAGAAATTGAAGCTTGGAAAGAGGTAAGTATTGCTGCACATGGACATTAATCTATTTATCATCCTAATAAATAATTCCATGTAGTGGCAACCCTTGCGGTTGCCAGATAAATCAAACGCGATACTTCCTTCTTGGCTTTGATTTTACCTTGCGGTTGCCAGATAAATCAAACGGAATACTTCCTTCTTGGCTTTGATTTTGCCATGCGGTTGCCACTTAGAGTGAATAAAACGAAAGAATCATCTTATTATATAACCTTATTCTCAAATCAAATAACTCAGATGAAAAACGCACAAGAATTACTCAATAAAGCTTTGAAAGCACACAGCGGAACAGCAGACGCTACTTTGTACCAATCTGTAAATTTACACGCCAATATTGGCGGAGCTATTTGGGCTATCAAAGGACACGAAAATGCGATGGCTGATGTAAAATTCAAAGGTTCATTAGGGGAACAACAAAGTACTTGGGAAAATCTATTTCAAAAAGGCTATACTTCAAGTTTTACGCCCGATAAAGTAGCATTGTTTGATGAAAACGGCAAATTGATTGAAGAACTCATCAATCCTCGTGAGTCTTTCAAAGGACATGGTGTAGAAACTCCTTGGACAAAAGCTCAATTGGCTTATTTTTCAAGCTACGCTACTTGGAATTACGCAACAACGCCTTTCAACTTTTTGATACCTGGCGTTCAATTAAACGAATTAGATGCTTGGGAAGAAAATGGCGAGACGTTCAGAAGATTAGAAGTAATTTATCCTGATGGTTTTGCTACCCATAGCAAACGTCAAGTTTTTTACTTCAATGCCGAGGGCTTATTAAAGCGTCACGATTATTGGCCAGAAGTATTGGGTGGTTCGTCGGCTACGCAGATTATTGAAGGTTACCAATCGTTTTCAGGCTTTCAAATCGGAACAAAAAGAAAAATCTATATTCTGAATGATGCCGATAATACTTATTTCTTAGACCCTGTTTTGGTATCAATTGATATTCAGGATGTAAGTTTTGAATAAACTCTTTTTAAATATTTTCCTTCCCTCAATAATTTTTAACATAAAAAATGTATTCCAATGGAATCTTTAGCATTAACCGCAGCAACTCAATTTGCCACAATTGATGGTAAAAAAAGAGCATACCGTCAGTTTGGTACTGGTGAACACCTTGTTTTAGTGAACAGATTTAGAGGTGTTTTAGACACTTGGGACCCACTTTTTTTAGACGGATTAGCGTCTCAAAATACAGTTACGATTTTCGACTATTCGGGTATTGGTCTTTCGGAAGGCGAACTTCCTTTAAATACCATTGATGTAGCCAAAGAAATCATCCAACTCCTTGATTATTTGGGCATTCAACAGTTTAATGTATTGGGTTGGTCGTATGGAGGTTTGGTTACTCAAAGTCTTATGTTTCAGTATCCCGACCGAGTGTTGAAAACGGTTTTGGTGGGTACAAACCCTCCAGGCAATACTGAAATTCCAATTCAGCCTATCTTTTTTGAAAAAGCCTTGAAGCCTACCAACGATTTAGAAGACGAATATGTATTATTCTTTGAACCATCTTCTGAAAAAAGCAAACAATTGGCTCAGGCTTCGCACGAACGTATTGCCCAACGTTTAGACCGTAGTCTTATACCTGCCACTCAGGAGATTCTACAACGATACTTTGCGGGTTCGATAGCTTTTAGAGAAGACAAGCTCAATTTAAGAGAACGTTATAAAACTCTACAAACACCAGTCTTTGTGGTTTCGGGTGATAATGATATAAGTTTTGCCGTTGAAAACTGGTTTCCGTTATTGAAAAATGCACC
The Flectobacillus major DSM 103 DNA segment above includes these coding regions:
- a CDS encoding helix-turn-helix domain-containing protein; this translates as MDKLTHYKSVSELHEKSGYPPPANPLISLMTCKELMSYSLGESRFTGDFYMIALKKIKSGYVLYGKTKYDHENGSMVFMKPRQIIEVSNVQFAEKGFVIFVHEDYLTGHNLHSLIKKYGYFEYEINEALHISPAEEKIMWELYDKIRTEYDQNQDEFSQEIILSHIDAMLKYSDRFYKRQFIDRSNNVSGTTVKKFQEVLTHYFEKGIQKTKGLPTVNYLAGELSLSTRYLSDVLKQETGKAALDHVHLYLVTEAKNQLLGTGDNISEIAYQLGFESPSYFTRLFKKVVGVTPMQYKEQFVA
- a CDS encoding helix-turn-helix domain-containing protein, whose amino-acid sequence is MKAENENQKRASITYSCYYKQSREGEQFVADHVLNYQITGTSFLSDGNSQYESEEGTFRFIRRNQLLKFSKHPPADGEYQSLSIFFTQETLKSFSLAYEVLSEQKPHEQFIFSLQTNSLLESYVNSLLTYRQSTILGNAQMVDIKLHEGILLLLQTNPALKDILFDFNDPHKIDLESFMNKNYHFNVHLERFAYLTGRSLATFKRDFEKVFGVSPRHWLQQKRLKEAYYLIHEKGKIASDIYLDLGFEDLSHFSFAFKKAYGVAPTKLISIQDKSLHSPN
- a CDS encoding oxidoreductase, which gives rise to MTKVWFITGSSKGLGKSLALEALTNGDNVVATARNVSQLNDLVVQFPNQVLALPLDVSNKTQIDTAVAEAVNHFGKIDVLVNNAGFGITGAAEAFTDEQVRSQLEVNLYAPIEITRVVLPIMRKQRSGRILQISSIGGRVGNPGLTMYQAAKFGLAGFTEALSKEVAPLGIKVTSIEPGGFRTDWAGASMSFAEDIEGYESTVGGMKGYILSGKYVPVGDPAKAAKVMFELASHPEPPVHLVLGSEATAILRSADENRKAEFEKWLAVSNSTDHDEAENIFETEEGKKFLSSKGIIEKA
- a CDS encoding SDR family NAD(P)-dependent oxidoreductase, with protein sequence MSKTIFITGASRGFGKLWTEAFLKRGDKVAATSRNISGLQYLVEQYGEQFLPIALDITDRNASIEAVYKAKTHFGGLDVVINNAGYGVFGAIEEVAEDDVKDVFNTNVFGTLWVTQAALPIFREQGHGHIIQLSSVLGIWTLPTLGIYNATKFAVEGLTESLASEVKGLGIHVTLIEPNGYATDFGGSSAVQSKAIEAYNEVKAGLATTEGLLPEDYGKPEATVPAILKLIDSQNPPLRLFLGKVGYQKTQRVYAEKLQTWKEWNDVSVEAHG
- a CDS encoding carboxymuconolactone decarboxylase family protein encodes the protein MKTIQVPANEALSTLSQSILAQVQKKMGKVPNLYATIGYSGQALKGMLDFEATLSQDSSFTGKEKEAINLIVSQVNNCDYCLSAHTMLAQLKGFSKEDTLAIRKGTVSDSKLSAIISLAASIANNKGNASEEALEQFFEVGYDEKALIELIGLITLRTFTNYVYANTKIPVDFPAIESIA
- a CDS encoding fimbrial biogenesis chaperone, whose translation is MTVSMKIRKYIFTVVVILLLSNIPLFAQDGIMVGPSRIYYKVGVGGTGTQKVTVTNPSDKAMDVGIAINDWAYNANGDNLSFNPGTQPTTCADWIQILPGAFFTLQAKEKKEVSIMLNVPKNVNNDIPVHTAMLYFTQLTPVDSKTPSGTMMKVSMRIGIKLYHSFSQQEERDIDITDFKDVADSTKASAGRLELAFQNKSKVWVEGKVNWELLNTQTGEKQKLEDLNFYSLPGDNRILKQPLPAKLAKGKYMATAIVNYGNKDELKIAELEFVR
- a CDS encoding oxidoreductase — translated: MSKTIFITGASRGFGKLWAEAFLKRGDKVAATARNIAALDDLVSTYGDNILPVQLDVNNRQEVTNAVSQVVSHFGGIDILINNAGYGLFGTVEETTEQQARDQMETNFFGLLWVTQAVLPIMRQQKSGHIIQVSSFLGLTTLPMLGLYNASKFAVEGLSETIASEVAHLGIKFTLIEPNGFATEWAGASAIQTTDSIEDYAPVRAAFAASGENPATWGKPAATVEAILKVVNSENPPQRLLLGKIAYHVVNQVYKNRLEEIEAWKEVSIAAHGH
- a CDS encoding alpha/beta fold hydrolase; amino-acid sequence: MESLALTAATQFATIDGKKRAYRQFGTGEHLVLVNRFRGVLDTWDPLFLDGLASQNTVTIFDYSGIGLSEGELPLNTIDVAKEIIQLLDYLGIQQFNVLGWSYGGLVTQSLMFQYPDRVLKTVLVGTNPPGNTEIPIQPIFFEKALKPTNDLEDEYVLFFEPSSEKSKQLAQASHERIAQRLDRSLIPATQEILQRYFAGSIAFREDKLNLRERYKTLQTPVFVVSGDNDISFAVENWFPLLKNAPTIQHLILHETGHGPQHQYPTLVSAYINLFLQKA